In Sphaeramia orbicularis chromosome 7, fSphaOr1.1, whole genome shotgun sequence, one genomic interval encodes:
- the LOC115422507 gene encoding LOW QUALITY PROTEIN: FERM domain-containing protein 4B-like (The sequence of the model RefSeq protein was modified relative to this genomic sequence to represent the inferred CDS: inserted 1 base in 1 codon), translating to MTSSQGCISTCALPGEVYQMTEGRLCQVQLLDDRKLELLVQPKLLSYELLDLVSSHFNLKEKEFFGLAFFDDNGQCKWLQMDRRVLEHDFSKKPGPIALNFLVRFYVENITQLKDIITVELFFLNAKSAVYNGVIEVESENVFKLAANALQEAKGDYTSDENTRADLKKLPTLPTKVLKEHPSLAYCEDRVIEYYKQLKGVSRGQAIVQYLTLVESLPTYGVHYYEVKDKQGIPWWLGLSYKGIGQYDQQDKLKPRKLYQWKQLENLYFREKKFAVEVNDPHRRAVTKRTFGQTGLLIHTWYASHSLIKTIWVMAISQHQFYLDRKQSKAKIGTARSLEEIAMDLTEHGGAKINRLGGLKNNLITASNGSLVSTGSADSEMSEEQKKEKLSELRKKEQEIQDILAKKXKELKKICLREAELTGKLPKEYPLSSGERPPQVRRRVGTAFKLDDLFPYNEDPFLRNLESRFALQQKIVEAAKKLANEPELCKTVKKKRRRNCLDAMHKLQQIEDEMNQYRIKKGKKPTQRASMIIADELVHSDCGSLSSLPLDDDDSDSASQRPRSRSVQDSPQLSPMRSLGAEYDVERQGSPRENHNNKNHKRLALEGQESPHYYQNPREVSSTHSSPYKTLPRPPRDPRSMPPTPVMTRNAYSSSQLRSEGSPHCFRHRSGSLESQPRLRKDTDSEKPVFILSPAHRSNSTEVLEDCSSYTSQSSLDFCGASNSHYSTLDSRNSTMHRLHRKVEVYGNTGSMPNLVQHHSGCNYTCDTSAHYAPSAYYVSGYPCPDMEPYANGAYVYENEVEGHYNLNPSYQINGYHGHDRYRHYSSDHADGLSQNPYATVRPPRTREGPRTELLAKNMQKALVAEHLRGWYHRSRGTRDGGRGMLAAYDYDNGSQLSLGYQTMPAAFSHSSRTTSFSSVSSVESAGNWRNQLAVGLTEFDPPDTPQYPQGAPTSPYNRSPSHSRFPPESKVSKSDTMPKKSESVEVVGAEATSTDEPSDNHSST from the exons ATGACGTCTAGCCAAGGATGTATCTCCACCTGCGCTCTCCCCGGGGAGGTTTACCAG ATGACTGAAGGCAGACTGTGCCAAGTGCAGCTGCTGGATGACAGGAAGCTAGAGCTGCTGGTTCAG CCTAAGCTTCTGTCGTATGAACTCCTCGACCTGGTGTCCTCCCATTTCAACCTCAAAGAGAAAGAATTCTTTGGACTAGCATTTTTCGATGACAA TGGGCAGTGTAAGTGGTTGCAGATGGATCGTAGAGTCCTTGAACATGACTTTTCAAAGAAGCCCGGGCCCATCGCGCTCAACTTCCTGGTCAG gttTTATGTGGAAAACATAACTCAGCTTAAGGACATCATAACTGTGGAGTTATTCTTCCTGAATGCAAAATCTGCTGTATACAAT GGTGTTATAGAAGTAGAAAGTGAGAATGTCTTCAAATTAGCTGCTAATGCTTTGCAG GAGGCTAAAGGAGACTACACAAG tgatgAAAATACCAGAGCTGACTTGAAGAAACTACCAACTCTTCCCACCAAAGTACTAAAGGAACACCCATCACTTGCATACTG TGAGGATCGTGTAATTGAATATTACAAACAACTGAAGGGAGTCTCACGAGGACAGGCCATTGTGCA GTATTTGACATTAGTGGAATCGTTGCCCACGTATGGCGTGCATTATTATGAAGTTAAG GACAAACAAGGGATCCCATGGTGGCTGGGACTCAGCTATAAGGGCATCGGTCAGTACGATCAACAGGATAAATTAAAACCTCGAAAG CTCTACCAGTGGAAGCAGCTGGAAAACTTGTATTTCCGAGAGAAAAAATTTGCTGTAGAAGTTAATGACCCACACAG GAGAGCTGTAACCAAGCGCACCTTTGGGCAGACGGGCCTACTCATCCACACGTGGTATGCCAGCCACTCTCTGATCAAAACCATTTGGGTAATGGCCATCAGCCAGCACCAGTTCTACTTGGACAGAAAGCAAAGCAAA GCTAAAATAGGAACAGCTAGAAGTTTAGAAGAAATTGCAATGGATCTCACAGAACATGGAGGAGCGAAAATAAACAGACTGGGAGGGCTGAAGAACAACCTCATAACTGCCAGCAATGGGAGTTTAGTATCTACAG GTTCTGCAGATTCTGAAATGAGCGAAGAACAGAAGAAAGAGAAGCTATCTGAGCTGAGGAAAAAAGAACAGGAGATCCAAGATATTCTGGCAAAGA ACAAAGAATTGAAGAAGATTTGCCTGAGAGAGGCG GAACTTACTGGTAAGCTGCCAAAAGAGTATCCTCTGTCTTCAGGAGAAAGACCCCCACAGGTCCGACGACGTGTTGGCACTGCCTTCAAGTTGGATGACCTTTTTCCCTACAATGAG GATCCCTTCCTAAGGAATCTGGAAAGCAGATTTGCCCTGCAGCAGAAGATTGTGGAAGCAGCGAAGAAGCTTGCAAATGAGCCAGAACTGTGTAAAACggtgaagaagaagagaaggagaaacTGTTTGGATGCCATGCACAAACTGCAGCAGATAGAGGACGAGATGAACCAGTACAGaatcaaaaagggaaaaaagccaACCCAGCGAGCCTCTATGATCATTGCAG ATGAACTTGTTCACTCAGACTGTGGTTCGCTGTCTAGTCTCCCACTGGATGATG ATGATTCAGACAGTGCCAGTCAGAGGCCACGTTCACGGTCGGTTCAAGATTCTCCTCAGCTCAGTCCAATGAGATCACTGGGCGCAGAATATGATGTGGAGAGACAGGGGTCACCAAGGGAAAATCACAATAACAAGAACCACAAAAG ATTAGCTCTTGAGGGACAGGAGTCTCCCCACTACTACCAGAATCCAAGAGAGGTCTCCTCCACTCACAGTAGCCCCTATAAAACCCTTCCCAGACCTCCTAGAGATCCTCGCAGCATGCCGCCCACCCCGGTTATGACCCGCAATGCCTACAGCAGCAGCCAGCTCAG GTCAGAGGGGTCTCCTCATTGCTTTAGGCATCGCAGCGGCAGTTTGGAGTCACAACCCCGGTTAAGAAAAGACACAGACTCGGAAAAACCCGTCTTTATCTTGTCACCAGCCCATCGCAGCAACAGCACAGAGGTGCTAGAGGATTGCTCTTCGTACACAAGTCAGTCCAGTCTGGACTTCTGCGGGGCAAGCAACTCCCACTACAGTACACTGGACTCCCGAAACTCTACCATGCACCGTCTCCACAGGAAGGTGGAAGTGTATGGAAACACTGGGAGCATGCCCAACTTGGTTCAGCACCACTCTGGTTGTAATTATACATGTGACACCTCAGCACACTATGCACCCAGTGCCTACTATGTATCTGGCTACCCCTGTCCGGACATGGAGCCTTACGCAAACGGTGCCTACGTGTACGAGAACGAGGTCGAAGGTCACTACAACCTCAACCCTTCCTATCAGATCAATGGGTACCACGGACATGACAGATACAGGCATTACAGCAGTGACCACGCAGACGGCCTCTCCCAGAATCCCTATGCGACGGTGAGGCCCCCACGAACCAGGGAAGGGCCTCGAACTGAGCTGCTGGCAAAGAATATGCAGAAGGCTTTAGTTGCAGAGCATCTGAGAGGTTGGTACCACCGGAGCAGAGGCACCAGGGATGGAGGGAGGGGAATGCTGGCTGCATATGACTACGACAATGGATCCCAACTCAGCCTGGGCTACCAGACGATGCCAGCAGCCTTCAGCCACTCCAGCAGAACCACATCTTTCTCCTCAG TGTCCTCAGTGGAAAGCGCAGGGAACTGGCGCAACCAGCTGGCAGTCGGCCTAACCGAGTTTGATCCGCCCGACACACCTCAGTACCCTCAAGGTGCACCTACGTCTCCATACAACCGCAGCCCCTCCCACAGCAG ATTTCCTCCAGAAAGCAAAGTGTCCAAGTCTGACACAATGCCTAAAAAATCTGAATCAGTTGAGGTGGTTGGTGCTGAGGCCACTAGTACAGATGAACCTTCAGACAACCACTCTAGCACTTAA
- the lmod3 gene encoding leiomodin-3: protein MSNERDTEDINEEDIDEDELLAMLSPEELQELQSEMDVIIAPDESVPVGQRQKDQTEKPPTGTFDHRSLVDYLYWEKESKRMLEEERVPATLLPSEKILKEEAEKKENEEKADSLDYVYEVIEEVIQEETGDGTGKEEIIEEIIEEIVEEVEEKDEEDEEINMKDTKEVISSVKADKEENMEKTVDCLDNDTANAPGTSEDDNQKTEDTTEETESLVSENSTSQKEEKEETKTTDSLLSEEAPKEQKLNETKDELPQKEERKINKLKIPNLALGNIKMTSRPSGNETNLESTLDKLRNNNPSVTEVNLNNIENIPKEMLLDYVNALKKNKFVKTFSIANTGVDENIAFNLANMLRENRSITTLNIESNFITGKGIVAIIRCLQFNETLTELRFHNQRHMLGHHAEMEISRLLKANNTLLKMGYHFEQPGPRMVVTNILTRNLDRQRQLRKEEQKQQQMKEQKEMMQMYENSLNLPPGLLEMLGFIPPLELLQQHGLVPPSEHLSAEPVTRHDTKQSEPQKKLKHNSSIPTPQSSEPSNPLKDIQLKRTPKKRDPFLDLDPRDNSRPDKASFHLRKTTRVKSMSSSETTEEKANLTDVIKTLKPVPRRRVPPKVDLTPRDMLLNQIKQSNVAYLKSVPLPKELESSETSLL from the exons ATGTCAAACGAAAGagacactgaggatattaatgAAGAGGATATTGATGAAGATGAGCTCCTTGCTATGCTTTCACCTGAGGAGCTTCAGGAGCTTCAGAGTGAAATGGATGTGATTATTGCCCCAGATGAGAGTGTACCGGTTGGACAGAGGCAAAAAGACCAGACAGAGAAACCTCCGACGGGGACATTCGATCACCGGTCCCTGGTCGATTATCTCTACTGGGAGAAGGAGTCCAAACGTATGCTTGAAGAAGAGAGAGTTCCAGCTACTCTTCTGCCCAGTGAG AAAATATTAAAGGAGGaagcagaaaagaaagaaaatgaagaaaaggcaGATAGTTTGGATTATGTGTATGAAGTGATAGAAGAAGTCATCCAGGAGGAAACTGGAGATGGCACTGGCAAAGAAGAAATCATAGAGGAGATAATTGAAGAAATAGTGGAAGAGGTGGAAGAgaaggatgaagaggatgaagagatTAATATGAAAGATACCAAAGAGGTGATTTCGTCTGTAAAGGCAgataaagaagaaaatatggagaagACTGTAGATTGTTTAGATAATGACACAGCAAATGCACCAGGAACCAGTGAAGATGACAATCAGAAAACTGAAGACACAACAGAGGAAACTGAGAGCCTGGTTTCAGAAAACAGCACATCAcaaaaagaggagaaagaggaaactAAAACTACAGACTCTCTGCTTTCTGAAGAGGCTCCGAAGGAACAAAAGCTGAATGAAACCAAAGATGAACTCCcacagaaagaagaaagaaaaatcaacaaattaaaaaTCCCAAACCTGGCACTTGGTAACATAAAAATGACATCAAGACCTTCTGGGAATGAGACAAACTTGGAATCGACACTTGACAAGCTGCGCAACAACAACCCCTCTGTGACTGAGGTGAACCTCAACAACATAGAAAACATTCCCAAAGAGATGCTCTTGGATTATGTCAATGcgttaaagaaaaacaaatttgTAAAAACCTTTAGTATAGCTAACACCGGTGTGGATGAAAACATTGCTTTTAACTTGGCCAACATGTTGCGGGAGAATCGCAGCATCACAACTCTGAATATTGAATCTAACTTCATCACTGGAAAGGGCATTGTTGCCATTATTCGCTGCCTCCAGTTCAATGAGACTCTGACAGAGCTGCGATTTCACAACCAGAGGCACATGCTGGGTCACCACGCAGAGATGGAGATTTCACGCCTGCTCAAGGCCAACAACACTCTCCTTAAGATGGGCTACCATTTTGAGCAACCAGGACCCAGGATGGTGGTGACGAATATTTTAACCAGAAACCTCGACCGCCAGAGGCAACTGAGGAAAGAGGAGCAGAAGCAGCAGCAAATGAAGGAGCAGAAGGAGATGATGCAGATGTATGAGAACAGTCTGAATCTCCCTCCTGGTTTACTGGAGATGCTCGGGTTCATACCGCCGTTAGAACTCCTGCAGCAGCACGGCCTCGTCCCACCTTCAGAACATCTGAGCGCTGAACCCGTAACACGACATGACACCAAGCAGTCAGAGCCTCAAAAGAAGCTCAAACACAACAGCAGCATTCCCACACCACAGAGCTCAGAACCATCAAACCCATTAAAGGACATCCAGCTGAAGAGGACTCCCAAGAAACGGGACCCTTTTCTGGATCTGGACCCAAGAGACAACAGCAGACCAGACAAGGCCAGTTTCCACCTGAGGAAGACTACCAGAGTGAAGAGCATGAGCAGTAGTGAGACGACAGAGGAAAAAGCCAACCTGACAGACGTGATAAAGACTCTGAAGCCTGTCCCTCGTAGGCGAGTGCCACCAAAAGTTGATCTCACGCCTCGAGATATGCTCTTAAATCAGATTAAACAGAGCAACGTGGCCTATCTTAAATCT GTGCCGCTCCCTAAAGAGCTGGAATCAAGTGAAACGAGTCTCCTCTGA